In the Nitrososphaerota archaeon genome, one interval contains:
- a CDS encoding AbrB/MazE/SpoVT family DNA-binding domain-containing protein → MEIGVEVKKVDSQGRIILPADWRESEIDESRELFIVKRKGYLKIIPKRKVDLTQYFDKVDLGIEAIGSWKEFEKKFQGASL, encoded by the coding sequence ATGGAAATTGGAGTAGAAGTTAAAAAGGTCGATTCACAAGGTCGTATTATTTTGCCTGCTGATTGGCGTGAATCTGAGATCGATGAAAGTCGAGAACTTTTTATAGTAAAACGTAAGGGATATTTAAAGATAATTCCAAAGCGAAAAGTAGATTTAACTCAATATTTCGATAAAGTGGATTTGGGTATTGAAGCTATTGGAAGTTGGAAAGAGTTTGAAAAGAAGTTTCAAGGGGCAAGTTTATGA
- a CDS encoding NAD+ synthase — MSLNIEVFNLNWDEVIKKIIDFIKEIVNNSKSNGIVLGLSGGLDSSVVATLCVKALGKDKVIGLILPDERITPEEDIKDAIELAEKLGIKYYVIKIDDIYNVFSSINPIHNENNKKACGNLRARIRMVLLYYFANVNNFLVAGTGDKSEILIGYFTKYGDGAADLLPIGDLYKTQVRMIAKHLGLPNKIVEKPSSPRLWKNHLAEKEIGLDYKTIDLILYGLFDLKINKEEIASKLKISKDIIEKVINMVKNSQHKRLMPPIAKISTF, encoded by the coding sequence ATGTCTCTTAATATAGAAGTATTTAATCTTAATTGGGATGAAGTAATTAAAAAAATAATAGATTTTATAAAAGAGATAGTTAATAATTCTAAAAGCAATGGAATAGTTCTTGGCTTAAGTGGAGGATTGGATTCTTCTGTTGTTGCTACACTTTGTGTTAAAGCTTTAGGAAAAGATAAAGTTATTGGGCTCATTCTTCCTGATGAAAGAATAACACCTGAAGAAGATATTAAGGATGCTATTGAATTAGCTGAAAAACTTGGAATAAAATATTATGTTATAAAAATAGATGATATTTATAATGTTTTTTCTTCTATAAATCCTATTCATAATGAAAATAATAAGAAGGCTTGTGGGAATCTTAGAGCAAGAATAAGAATGGTTTTATTATATTATTTTGCAAATGTGAATAATTTTTTGGTTGCGGGTACTGGAGATAAAAGTGAAATTTTAATAGGATACTTTACTAAGTATGGTGATGGCGCAGCAGATCTTTTACCAATTGGAGATCTTTATAAAACTCAAGTAAGAATGATCGCAAAACATTTAGGTTTACCAAATAAAATAGTTGAAAAGCCTAGCAGTCCAAGATTGTGGAAAAATCATTTAGCTGAAAAAGAAATTGGATTAGATTATAAAACAATAGATTTAATTCTTTATGGATTATTTGATTTAAAAATAAATAAAGAGGAAATTGCTTCTAAGCTAAAAATTTCAAAAGATATTATTGAAAAAGTAATCAATATGGTTAAAAATTCTCAACATAAACGTTTAATGCCTCCTATTGCTAAGATAAGTACTTTTTAA
- a CDS encoding secondary thiamine-phosphate synthase enzyme YjbQ produces MMYMKILEVKTNKKIEFIDITNQIEKIIKEEDIKNGICYLFIPHTTAGITINENADPSVKEDIINTLNKIVPEDLDYEHLEGNSPAHVKSSLVGHSEIIFIENGKLALGIWQGIFLCEFDGPRKRKVYIKIIER; encoded by the coding sequence ATGATGTATATGAAAATTTTAGAAGTTAAAACTAATAAAAAAATTGAATTTATAGATATTACTAATCAAATTGAGAAAATTATAAAAGAAGAAGACATAAAAAATGGAATATGCTATTTATTTATTCCACATACAACTGCTGGAATTACTATTAATGAAAATGCTGATCCTAGTGTAAAAGAAGATATTATTAATACACTTAATAAAATAGTTCCAGAAGATTTAGATTATGAGCATTTAGAGGGAAATTCACCTGCACATGTAAAATCAAGTTTGGTAGGACATAGTGAAATAATTTTCATAGAAAATGGTAAACTTGCTTTAGGAATTTGGCAAGGAATATTTTTATGCGAGTTTGATGGGCCAAGAAAAAGAAAAGTATATATAAAAATAATCGAAAGATAA
- a CDS encoding aldolase/citrate lyase family protein yields MQENKLRKLIREGKPTLGTRILSSWPGIVEIIGQTGLFDYVEFLAEYAPWNLYDLENLARAAELYNMSSMIKIDAVPRSYIAAKALQSGIQNFLFADIRTVEDAEEAIKSVRLEPKGLMGVGNFRIGGYVFAKYSIADYRKAAEDAVIAFMIEKKSAVDHLEEILSIEGVDMVQFGPWDYGLSIGLTGEPGTPWALADPRVKEAELKTIKTAIKMDKRPRVELGSADVDLIKKYVELGVKDFNIGTDIRILYNFWKREGEEIRRILSKIS; encoded by the coding sequence TTGCAAGAAAATAAATTAAGGAAATTAATACGTGAAGGTAAACCAACACTTGGAACAAGAATACTTTCATCATGGCCTGGTATTGTTGAGATAATAGGACAAACAGGTTTATTTGATTATGTTGAATTTCTTGCAGAATATGCTCCATGGAATCTTTATGATTTAGAAAATTTAGCTAGGGCAGCTGAATTATATAATATGTCTTCAATGATAAAAATAGACGCAGTTCCAAGAAGCTATATTGCAGCTAAAGCACTTCAATCAGGAATACAGAACTTTCTTTTTGCAGATATTAGAACAGTTGAAGATGCAGAAGAAGCTATTAAATCTGTTAGGCTTGAACCTAAAGGACTTATGGGAGTAGGGAATTTTAGAATTGGAGGATATGTTTTTGCAAAATATTCAATAGCAGATTATAGAAAAGCAGCAGAAGATGCTGTTATTGCTTTTATGATAGAGAAAAAAAGTGCAGTAGATCATTTAGAAGAAATATTATCTATTGAAGGCGTTGATATGGTTCAATTCGGACCTTGGGATTATGGTTTAAGCATAGGTTTAACAGGAGAACCTGGAACACCTTGGGCTTTAGCTGATCCGAGAGTAAAAGAAGCTGAATTGAAAACAATAAAAACAGCTATAAAAATGGATAAACGTCCAAGAGTTGAATTAGGAAGTGCTGATGTAGATTTAATTAAAAAATATGTTGAACTTGGAGTTAAAGATTTTAATATAGGAACAGATATTAGAATTCTTTACAATTTTTGGAAAAGAGAAGGTGAAGAAATAAGAAGAATTCTTTCAAAAATTTCCTAA
- a CDS encoding cob(I)yrinic acid a,c-diamide adenosyltransferase — MGHIYLYTGTGGGKTTNALGLALRCVGHKKKVIIIQFLKWWKNIGEYKIRKLLEPYYEIYQFGRPGWIKVESGRKKIIKINKEKFEVRSIEELDKKLAEKALKFAEEIVKKKKPHLLVLDEINLALHWKLIDIKEVLDFLNKIPKRTHVVLTGRYAPKELFEKADFVNLIIDKKMPKEIVTTKGIQY, encoded by the coding sequence ATGGGTCATATTTATCTTTATACAGGGACTGGTGGAGGGAAAACAACCAATGCTTTAGGATTAGCTCTTAGATGTGTTGGACATAAAAAGAAAGTGATAATAATTCAATTTTTAAAATGGTGGAAAAATATTGGAGAATATAAAATTAGAAAATTACTTGAACCATATTATGAAATATATCAATTTGGAAGACCTGGATGGATAAAAGTTGAAAGTGGAAGAAAGAAAATAATAAAAATTAATAAAGAAAAATTTGAAGTTAGAAGTATAGAAGAACTTGATAAAAAATTAGCTGAAAAAGCATTAAAATTTGCTGAAGAAATTGTTAAAAAGAAAAAGCCTCATTTACTTGTTTTAGATGAAATAAATTTAGCATTACATTGGAAACTTATAGATATTAAAGAAGTATTAGATTTTTTAAATAAAATACCTAAAAGAACACATGTTGTATTAACTGGAAGATATGCTCCTAAAGAATTGTTTGAAAAAGCTGATTTTGTGAATTTAATTATTGATAAAAAAATGCCTAAAGAAATAGTAACAACTAAAGGAATACAATATTAA